The following proteins are co-located in the Macrobrachium rosenbergii isolate ZJJX-2024 chromosome 26, ASM4041242v1, whole genome shotgun sequence genome:
- the LOC136853053 gene encoding uncharacterized protein isoform X2: MCFAQMDSFLGNTRQFFQGLPSSPRGYGVPTSRDDSHAPPTPTPPATPTLPPSHPYHPYPQPMTGAVPTTNVPGLLPPSRPMTPVTPSHKPPDHSTSASPYNIPFLHPTGTKPSSADARFLPFDQQYRQAALATGSVVAPSSTRSSDTLHSSRAPSQSHNNGQGLTAESRMSSRTYAKPPSLPIEGRSHMPVHTTQAPSTDLRHQRLYNSTQPLPNDVRVFSHPYGSQNSTDSPMGAAAAPPPPPPHSDSKYFPRPEPRPPDPRIPEARDLRADLHQEHWGPYGTSHTKSLERLAPSVHIAETSASVNGSKDARYLGKKPEEIANIGRPENSLLRKSIDSLQVNGSRDSRYPNGSHSVHAVDTKRDPSSEMKIDNRPKEDSALDLSVKTVRQTSDCSAPSTEKSHSQSPHITTPLVEKSTKDPQRRTPSSSVPVTSPYTRTPSRDASPSQLSELIKNAPGISGTSRGASPSHSHQYGITGSPRPLQSPSPLARPSHMLPPTKRTGDPPYYDHASKYPRLSLNTCNTSNKGLTSSADLAHERSLASAHKDSLMDPSRGLPLYVAPSASKELDIRYSGESKIEKRPLHPDARDHGVDWRERRDISSERRDLSISIERKNPALDIRDSSLERRDPPMESKDLIISRKDAAPEGKDSNYDRRETSTVEQKYPYGKHPTAIAAPVDPYRTWMMPYDHSKYNSVSIDRQKYVPGSQPVPTSVPTSLPHQNSRVPPAQLHSSYRHPSDTRLPQTLYTSQASHTAASAHPSSQGSSAQSAPAKIHQPYIQQSPSNSSSSSSSSSSSSSSRTSQIPSSQSSGHPSQSPATTGQLNSATQPHYPYPYNHAVAAHYAQQQQQHRQTRPPSAYPPFSLLQSTKPSSLPPPALTPQQVHQPYLYPQHRSDPALSLYPSKRSNQLSPHPSGSPHPSISPHPSASPNTAASPHPAASPHHMIGSPRSTVSPHVAQQSRIPQYSPHHTQRPSSASSMQHNYPGSLPPSPYSGPQSHVSHTTPPSSRPSSATSQHSLSSQATPVSSQPQRSPYPSPAHSQSLQSPVHPQSSTSHPSQPYSSQAQSPHLSQGPPPSHSSQTRTGSHPQPPTSHSLQPPSPAVSSVQSQYRHASHPSVTHHTQAHISSQPHPTWVTQPYGGHTAKITEGHASQPHQSHSYPPQAYPHHPYPAKPSSQSHASQPPPSPHHHPPHPSHSSQLPHPPSQTHPPHPSQAHPVPHHPSSQPKSTHPSQVPAPQTHPHLPPHAHPPHPSHSHPPHPSQQPHPPPAHPPHPSQQTHPPPAHPPHPPPAHPPHPPSAHPPHPSSAHPPHPPSAHPPHPPSAHPSHPSPASAPVSAPAPASSSSHPPHPPSAHPPHPPSTHPPHLPSAHPPSAPAPAHPPHPPSAHPPPAPAPPHPPHPPQIHPLHPPQAHPPHPSSVHPPHPSSAHPPHPPQAHPSQQTHTPHPSQAHPLHPSQTHTTPTSPSYPPQTQPPHPAQTQPPHQAQSQAPHPTQAQPPHSSQAQPRSSPVHPPHTSQAQSHPPQDPSPQSSQAHPKPNQPPLPQPQQSQVHPPHPSQVYSSHPYPPHGHTPHVHPPHVGTSQPHQAHLSQTRHIQGHIQPHSQPRGLPSQSQTQSHPQSHSPRGYPSQSLSPRGHASQPHPTSGHPHSYPTQEYAPPAHPPQDSSLQAYPMHGHSSQSHPLMRLPYPPPVRQPQSLHSHQSPDPYALHPHVPHPTPGHHTDSSQPHTHPGYPPHGHHPYYPPHQQYPHHPIKTENMACSSQYPAYPYQSHSGGKQEALPSNRVPPGNPAQPPLGASSSPRTPQDFDPSRIRTKGEQKSFDPRNAESGSSDCKSEAQSGYPPNHQKINSLQTSDGTKDQAGTKPIADGLKVSNVESDLKVPVVSKEEAKTEVIKALEPGKAALAVKLHKKLQHAESMESLALEAKKENIPENLVPKKEEKEEDEWDKGFDKLMEDLAANPESVTSKKCRNLGRKYLHKVQIQNAIDNDLIVPPTAPIEEEEEESEPEAPVKFRGKFKSIKDKKVERLILTYASHSDESALDMIPDEDASDFEEELKREIRLKSKKRGRDKKKVVGDSSSGSEVEKVVRKRSGGRGTNKENKPNNKQDSDYSFSTSSSSSDSSDSDSSDESDSEDSDLEELVRPRRKGKKSDNERRKIRKKWESDSSDSEEEVLPQRRSRRGHKYSSDEDSFKPFQRNKKRRKKQDSSDSDEIPIKTRRRKRKSETEEEEEVITRRGKKKGSLNKKFKKTPKDESDDDSERETPRKTRGMKKKIQELKKGKRRKQITTVSSDSEEITEKKDKKIDGRKKSGKIKPKSIEEDSSEDSDIPTKKKSSPKSNVIVDSDESDSSSRKDTAKAKTSDKKELSNEEPAVDEEKEESVKRDDNEGADVQEGEEEIADIDDDDDDDDGDDDDDADKEPDSVIEKLNKIRDEELNREDVQEMKAWLGEVRNEMEKQLGKLQDVTFRNNWKKPQFGGGEDFLHGWQNEVKKYKEQTARFPKKLCQAAKHQSAPTPSKSSPRKAKDQEQAKESPKRGASSSSSSSSPAKNTRSKSGIIKTSMALAEDTRLKVAARPEISSVMQRFFEKVLAETGSDSAKEEGSCRKFPLGPFPAYGAQRVPTGLTPTPSVAPSMLASDDSDLDSLASLRTDLPASDSVTVSKRSIANSLLKKIGRKYNDKKLNALCLNKTRNILEVTNKPQLLPTPGIPTSEKDLEEMSPDQLKMATFFRKETVDNYRRNFEGIVIKNGINEFTPILYESRTRNKTKQIQDAATVKSVFGQDIPPHILKKNEGKKGKKVIKKGEKDKKEEPKKEESRASTPGGSVLAAGEEDEDSELRSERSESVLGESSVSHVPKRVRRKFRKFRSGFDYIRKKKKAKADDEAAPSRKRFPVRKHVNWPEQSRDVASEVRAWVVNKGLGETVLHKAARLQYHDVVVYCAESPDFDINVRDNAGYTPLHEACNRGHLDIAQVLCAHGAHVNAPGYKGMRPLHEAVENGHGELARLLLAYGADPTLTTYAGQTCLALSADIQTTRLVEGFMADLKGQRIVDLWYFAGPARFFDPEEQGCDIFGNIPGSKILQLRKNIESIQESDKKLEDQVLLEISSVDGSEKCQNTFDNLNDKDSSLQKPVKLEGVSNEPNSSLKQKPLDPKVQEKEKSEAECSIKESESVTESELAKEREVKPDEINNLVKKEEVSDNKTSADTSTSQEVELDSESDTEVKGLVFETCELEMLDLFEVQGRPHKYFLLLDILGHLKMSYKEFILSAKTVETLELSTEEFYNKASCCIVGSIRPDIVENCSRVVLVRVTPTIEELLGIETVIL; this comes from the exons atGGACTCCTTCCTGGGTAACACACGACAGTTTTTCCAGGGACTGCCGTCCTCACCGCGTGGGTATGGGGTCCCAACATCAAGGGATGACAGCCATGCTCCACCCACGCCAACACCTCCTGCCACGCCTACTTTGCCACCTTCTCATCCGTACCACCCATATCCACAGCCCATGACTGGGGCAGTGCCGACCACCAATGTGCCTGGTTTGCTGCCCCCTAGTCGACCCATGACACCTGTAACACCATCTCACAAGCCTCCTGATCACAGCACGTCTGCTTCACCTTACAATATACCTTTCCTTCACCCAACTGGTACTAAACCTTCATCTGCAGACGCTCGTTTCCTCCCTTTTGACCAGCAATATCGTCAAGCAGCATTAGCTACAGGATCAGTAGTAGCACCATCTTCTACGAGATCATCTGACACTTTACATAGCTCAAGAGCTCCATCCCAGTCACATAACAATGGTCAAGGACTTACTGCTGAGTCACGCATGTCCTCGCGCACTTATGCTAAGCCTCCATCTCTGCCCATTGAAGGACGGTCCCACATGCCTGTACATACCACACAGGCTCCTAGCACAGATTTACGGCATCAACGACTTTACAATAGCACACAGCCCCTTCCTAATGATGTAAGGGTGTTTTCTCACCCTTACGGTTCTCAAAATTCCACTGACTCGCCTATgggagcagcagcagcacctccaccaccaccaccacacagTGATAGTAAATATTTTCCTAGGCCAGAGCCACGACCCCCTGACCCTCGTATTCCTGAAGCTCGAGATCTAAGAGCAGACCTTCACCAAGAGCATTGGGGTCCATATGGAACTTCACATACAAAGTCCCTAGAGAGACTTGCACCTTCCGTCCACATTGCTGAAACTTCTGCTAGTGTGAACGGCTCCAAAGATGCCCGTTACTTGGGCAAAAAGCCAGAAGAAATAGCAAACATTGGTCGGCCAGAGAATTCCTTGCTCAGAAAAAGTATTGACTCATTACAGGTGAATGGTTCAAGAGATTCACGTTACCCTAATGGGTCTCACAGTGTTCACGCTGTAGACACTAAAAGAGATCCCTCTTCCGAAATGAAAATTGATAACCGCCCAAAGGAAGATTCTGCCCTTGACCTCTCAGTCAAAACTGTTCGGCAAACTTCTGACTGTAGTGCTCCCAGTACTGAAAAAAGTCATAGCCAGTCCCCACACATAACTACACCATTGGTAGAAAAATCAACAAAGGATCCTCAGAGAAGAACTCCAAGTTCCTCTGTTCCTGTTACTTCCCCTTACACAAGAACTCCTAGTAGAGATGCATCACCATCACAATTATCAGAATTAATCAAAAATGCCCCAGGGATTTCAGGAACTTCAAGGGGAGCTTCTCCAAGTCATTCACATCAGTATGGTATCACTGGTTCTCCTAGACCTTTGCAATCTCCTAGTCCTCTGGCACGGCCATCACACATGCTACCACCCACAAAGAGGACAGGCGACCCACCATACTATGATCATGCGTCCAAGTACCCTCGGCTAAGTCTTAATACATGTAATACATCTAATAAAGGCCTGACTTCCTCAGCAGACCTTGCACATGAGAGATCCTTAGCCAGTGCCCATAAGGACTCTTTGATGGACCCAAGTCGTGGTCTACCTTTATATGTAGCACCATCTGCAAGTAAAGAGCTAGATATTAGGTACAGTGGTGAATCAAAAATTGAGAAAAGACCACTTCATCCAGATGCAAGAGATCATGGTGTTGACTGGAGGGAAAGAAGAGACATATCTTCTGAAAGACGTGATTTAAGTATTAGTATAGAACGGAAGAACCCTGCCCTTGATATCAGAGATTCAAGCCTTGAGAGGAGAGATCCACCCATGGAAAGCAAAGACTTGATTATTTCCAGAAAAGATGCAGCACCTGAGGGGAAAGACTCAAATTATGACAGGAGAGAGACTTCAACAGTTGAACAAAAATACCCTTATGGAAAGCATCCTACTGCCATTGCAGCCCCTGTTGACCCTTACAGGACATGGATGATGCCCTATGATCATTCTAAATACAACAGTGTATCAATAGACAGACAAAAATATGTGCCAGGATCCCAACCTGTGCCAACTTCCGTCCCCACTAGTTTACCTCATCAAAATTCTAGGGTTCCTCCTGCTCAACTTCATTCTTCTTACCGACATCCTTCAGACACAAGACTACCTCAGACTCTGTATACATCACAGGCAAGTCATACTGCTGCATCTGCACATCCATCATCCCAAGGAAGTTCAGCTCAGTCAGCTCCAGCCAAAATCCACCAACCATACATTCAACAATCAcctagtaatagtagcagtagcagcagcagcagtagtagcagcagcagcagcagaacaaGTCAGATACCTTCCTCTCAGAGCAGTGGACATCCATCACAGTCACCTGCAACTACTGGGCAGCTTAATTCTGCAACTCAGCCTCATTATCCTTATCCATACAACCATGCAGTTGCAGCTCATTAtgcacaacagcagcagcaacacagGCAGACAAGGCCACCATCGGCCTATCCACCATTTAGTCTGCTTCAGAGTACCAAGCCGTCATCTCTTCCACCGCCTGCCCTTACTCCTCAGCAGGTCCATCAACCGTATCTCTATCCTCAGCATCGCAGTGATCCAGCCCTGAGCCTTTATCCAAGTAAACGATCAAATCAGTTATCTCCACATCCATCTGGTTCACCCCATCCCTCTATATCACCTCATCCTTCTGCATCACCTAACACCGCTGCATCCCCTCATCCAGCAGCATCACCACATCATATGATAGGTTCACCACGGTCAACAGTCTCTCCTCATGTTGCTCAGCAGTCCCGAATCCCTCAATATTCTCCTCACCATACTCAGAGACCATCATCTGCATCAAGTATGCAGCACAATTACCCAGGAAGCCTCCCTCCCAGCCCTTATTCAGGGCCCCAGTCCCACGTATCTCATACAACCCCTCCATCTTCTAGACCTTCATCTGCAACTTCCCAACATTCTCTGTCTTCTCAGGCTACTCCAGTATCTTCCCAACCTCAGCGTTCCCCATACCCATCACCAGCACATTCACAATCTCTACAATCACCAGTTCATCCACAGTCCAGTACTAGTCATCCATCACAACCTTATTCATCCCAGGCACAGTCTCCCCATCTTTCCCAAGGGCCTCCTCCTTCACACTCTTCACAGACACGTACAGGAAGCCACCCCCAGCCTCCCACATCTCATTCATTGCAACCACCATCTCCAGCTGTATCTTCAGTCCAATCTCAGTATAGGCATGCATCTCACCCATCTGTTACACATCATACACAAGCTCATATTTCTTCTCAGCCCCATCCCACTTGGGTAACTCAGCCATACGGAGGTCACACAGCCAAGATCACAGAAGGCCATGCATCACAGCCGCACCAGTCTCACTCTTACCCACCACAGGCATATCCCCACCATCCTTACCCAGCTAAACCTTCTTCACAGTCTCACGCATCTCAGCCGCCACCATCTCCTCATCATCACCCCCCACATCCCTCTCACTCATCACAATTGCCACATCCTCCATCACAAACTCACCCACCTCATCCTTCACAGGCTCACCCAGTTCCTCATCATCCTTCATCTCAGCCCAAATCTACACATCCATCGCAGGTTCCTGCGCCGCAGACTCACCCACATCTACCACCCCATGCTCATCCACCTCATCCTTCACACTCCCATCCACCTCATCCTTCTCAGcaaccccacccaccccctgccCATCCACCTCATCCTTCTCAGcaaacccacccaccccctgccCATCCACCTCATCCACCCCCAGCTCATCCACCTCATCCTCCCTCAGCCCATCCACCTCATCCTTCCTCAGCCCATCCACCTCATCCTCCCTCAGCCCATCCACCTCATCCTCCCTCAGCCCATCCATCTCATCCATCCCCTGCTTCAGCCCCGGTCTCAGCTCCAGCCCCAGCCTCATCCTCATCCCATCCACCTCACCCACCCTCAGCCCATCCACCTCACCCACCCTCAACCCATCCACCTCACCTACCCTCAGCCCATCCACCTTCAGCACCAGCACCGGCCCACCCACCTCACCCACCCTCAGCCCATCCACCTCCAGCCCCAGCACCACCCCATCCACCTCACCCACCCCAAATCCATCCACTTCACCCACCCCAAGCCCATCCACCCCACCCATCATCAGTCCATCCACCTCACCCATCTTCAGCCCATCCACCTCACCCACCCCAAGCACATCCATCACAGCAAACCCATACACCACATCCTTCGCAGGCCCATCCTCTGCACCCATCGCAGACCCACACTACTCCCACATCACCATCATATCCACCGCAGACCCAGCCACCTCATCCAGCCCAGACCCAGCCACCTCACCAAGCACAGTCACAAGCACCTCACCCAACACAAGCACAACCACCACATTCATCACAAGCTCAACCACGATCATCACCAGTCCATCCACCTCACACTTCACAGGCTCAATCACATCCGCCACAGGATCCCTCCCCGCAGTCAAGTCAGGCCCATCCCAAGCCAAACCAGCCGCCACTGCCACAACCACAACAATCACAGGTTCATCCCCCACATCCATCCCAGGTTTATTCATCACATCCCTATCCACCACATGGACATACCCCTCATGTCCATCCACCCCATGTTGGCACTTCCCAGCCTCATCAGGCCCATCTCTCTCAGACAAGGCACATACAGGGGCACATTCAGCCACATTCTCAACCAAGGGGACTGCCTTCCCAGAGTCAGACACAATCACATCCGCAGTCTCACTCTCCTAGGGGTTACCCCTCTCAGTCTCTCTCACCACGAGGCCATGCATCACAGCCTCATCCAACTTCAGGGCATCCACATTCATATCCTACTCAAGAATATGCTCCTCCTGCACACCCTCCCCAAGACAGTTCCTTGCAAGCTTATCCAATGCATGGCCATTCATCACAGTCTCATCCCCTTATGCGGCTCCCATACCCGCCTCCAGTTAGACAGCCACAGTCTCTACACTCTCATCAAAGCCCAGATCCTTATGCTTTGCATCCTCATGTACCTCATCCTACCCCAGGTCATCATACAGATTCCTCGCAACCGCACACTCACCCTGGGTATCCTCCTCATGGACATCATCCATATTATCCTCCTCATCAGCAGTACCCTCATCACCCTATCAAAACAGAAAACATGGCATGCAGTTCACAATATCCTGCATATCCATACCAGTCTCATTCTGGTGGTAAACAAGAGGCATTACCATCAAATAGAGTTCCGCCAGGTAATCCTGCCCAGCCGCCACTCGGTGCTTCTAGTAGTCCAAGAACACCCCAAGACTTTGATCCATCTCGAATACGCACCAAAGGAGAACAGAAATCATTTGATCCACGGAATGCTGAAAGTGGCAGTTCTGATTGTAAGTCAGAGGCTCAGTCAGGCTATCCACCAAACCATCAGAAAATAAATAGCTTACAAACTTCAGATGGTACCAAAGATCAGGCTGGAACTAAGCCAATTGCTGATGGTCTCAAAGTCTCTAATGTAGAAAGTGATCTGAAAGTTCCAGTCGTAAGTAAAGAAGAAGCTAAAACTGAAGTAATTAAAGCCCTGGAACCAGGTAAGGCAGCTTTGGCTGTAAAACTTCATAAGAAGCTTCAGCATGCTGAAAGTATGGAGTCATTAGCATTagaagctaaaaaagaaaatattcctgaaaacCTAGTTcccaaaaaggaagaaaaagaggaagatgaaTGGGATAAAGGTTTTGATAAGCTCATGGAAGATTTGGCTGCTAACCCAGAAAGTGTCACTAGCAAAAAGTGTCGTAATTTGGGAAGAAAATACTTGCATAAAGTGCAAATACAAAATGCTATTGACAATGATCTTATAGTGCCACCAACGGCTCCTattgaggaggaagaagaggaaagtgaACCTGAAGCACCAGTCAAGTTCAGAGGAAAATTCAAAAGTATCAAAGACAAAAAGGTTGAGAGATTAATCCTCACATATGCTTCCCACTCAGATGAGAGTGCTTTGGATATGATTCCTGACGAAGATGCCAGTGATTTTGAGGAAGAGCTTAAGCGGGAAATAAGGCTGAAGTCTAAGAAGCGGGGACGTGACAAAAAGAAAGTTGTAGGTGATTCAAGCAGCGGTAGTGAAGTAGAAAAAGTTGTGAGGAAAAGGAGTGGTGGCCGAGGCACAAACAAAGAGAACAAACCAAATAACAAACAAGATTCTGATTACTCCTTTAGCACCAGCAGTTCTTCAAGTGACAGCAGTGACAGTGATAGTAGTGATGAGTCAGATTCTGAGGATTCAGATTTAGAGGAATTGGTTAGGCCtaggaggaaagggaagaagtCTGATAATGAGAGAAGGAAGATAAGGAAGAAGTGGGAGAGTGATAGCTCTGATTCAGAAGAGGAAGTGTTACCTCAAAGGAGGTCGAGACGAGGTCATAAATATTCTAGTGATGAGGATTCATTTAAACCCTTccagagaaacaaaaagaggagaaagaagcaAGATTCCAGTGACTCTGATGAAATTCCCATAAAGActaggagaagaaagagaaaatcagagactgaggaagaggaggaagtaatTACTAGAAGGGGCAAGAAAAAGGGATCTTTAAATAAGAAGTTTAAGAAAACCCCAAAGGATGAGTCTGATGATGATAGTGAAAGAGAAACGCCTAGAAAAACAAgaggtatgaaaaagaaaattcaagaattgaagaaaggcaaaagaagaaaGCAGATCACAACTGTCAGTTCGGATTCTGAAGAAATCACTgagaaaaaagacaagaaaatagaCGGTAGAAAAAAGTCTGGCAAAATTAAGCCCAAGTCCATTGAAGAAGATTCAAGTGAAGACTCtgacattccaacaaagaaaaagagTAGTCCTAAATCTAATGTAATTGTTGATAGTGATGAAAGTGATTCCAGTTCTAGAAAAGATACTGCAAAGGCCAAAACTAGTGACAAAAAGGAACTGTCAAATGAGGAGCCAGCTGTagatgaggaaaaggaagaatCAGTGAAAAGAGATGACAATGAAGGAGCAGATGTACAGGAGGGCGAGGAAGAAATTGCtgacattgatgatgatgatgatgatgatgatggtgatgatgatgatgatgcagacAAAGAACCAGATTCAGtgattgaaaaattaaataagattagAGATGAAGAACTCAACAGGGAAGATGTGCAAGAGATGAAAGCATGGTTGGGTGAAgtcagaaatgaaatggaaaaacagtTAGGCAAACTTCAAGATGTGACATTCAGAAACAACTGGAAAAAGCCTCAGTTTGGAGGAGGTGAAGATTTCCTTCATGGATGGCAGAATGAagtaaagaaatacaaagaacaaaCAGCAAGATTTCCCAAGAAACTGTGTCAAGCTGCCAAGCATCAAAGTGCGCCTACACCTTCAAAGAGCTCTCCTAGAAAAGCCAAAGATCAGGAACAGGCAAAGGAATCTCCAAAACGTggtgcatcatcatcatcatcatcatcatctcctgcTAAGAATACTCGTAGCAAGTCAGGCATTATAAAGACAAGTATGGCTCTTGCTGAGGACACAAGACTAAAAGTAGCAGCACGGCCTGAAATTAGCAGTGTAATGCAGAGGTTCTTTGAGAAGGTTTTAGCTGAGACAGGCAGTGACAGTGCAAAGGAAGAAGGTTCTTGTAGGAAGTTTCCTCTTGGGCCTTTTCCAGCTTACGGCGCCCAGCGAGTACCCACAGGCCTCACTCCAACTCCATCTGTTGCTCCTTCTATGTTGGCAAGTGATGATTCAGACTTGGATTCCTTAGCAAGTCTTCGTACGGATCTCCCAGCTTCTGACAGTGTAACAGTTTCCAAGAGGTCAATCGCTAACAGCTTACTAAAGAAAATTGGTCGTAAGTACAATGATAAAAAGCTTAATGCATTATGTCTCAATAAAACTAGAAATATATTAGAAGTTACCAATAAACCTCAACTTTTGCCTACACCAGGAATTCCTACATCTGAGAAGGATCTGGAAGAAATGTCCCCAGACCAGCTTAAAATGGCAACATTCTTTAGGAAAGAAACGGTGGATAATTACAGACGAAACTTTGAAGGCATTGTTATAAAGAATGGCATTAATGAGTTCACTCCCATTCTTTACGAGTCTCGGACAAggaataaaactaaacaaatccAGGATGCTGCTACTGTCAAATCTGTATTTGGTCAGGATATTCCTCctcatattttgaagaaaaatgaggGGAAGAAGGGTAAGAAAGTCAtcaaaaagggagagaaagataaaaaggagGAACCCAAAAAGGAGGAAAGTCGTGCTAGTACTCCTGGTGGGTCGGTATTGGCTGCTGgtgaagaggatgaagattctgAGTTGCGCAGTGAACGTTCAGAATCTGTATTAGGAGAGTCTTCTGTTTCTCATGTTCCCAAGAGAGTTCGAAGAAAATTCCGAAAGTTCAGAAGTGGGTTTGATTATATTCGCAAGAAAAAGAAAGCCAAGGCTGATGACGAAGCTGCGCCTTCACGAAAACGATTT CCTGTCCGTAAACATGTCAATTGGCCTGAGCAAAGTCGTGATGTTGCTTCTGAAGTCCGAGCATGGGTTGTCAACAAGGGGCTTGGAGAAACCGTCCTGCATAAGGCAGCCAGACTTCAGTACCAT GATGTTGTGGTTTACTGTGCAGAAAGTCCTGATTTTGATATCAATGTACGTGATAATGCAGGTTACACCCCGCTTCATGAGGCCTGCAACCGTGGACACTTAGACATAGCACag GTACTCTGTGCACATGGTGCTCATGTTAATGCTCCAGGATATAAAGGAATGCGCCCACTTCATGAAGCTGTAGAAAATGGGCATGGAGAATTAGCTCGTCTCCTACTTGCTTATGGTGCTGATCCCACACTCACTACTTACGCTGGTCAAACTTGCCTTGCTCTGTCAGCGGACATCCAAACCACTCGGCTTGTTGAAGGATTCATGGCTGATTTGAAGGGTCAACGCATTGTTGATCTGTGGTATTTTGCTGGTCCTGCCAGGTTTTTTG atcCTGAAGAACAAGGCTGtgatatatttggaaatatacCTGGAAGCAAAATTTTGCAGTTGAGGAAAAACATTGAAAGCATCCAAGAAAGTGACAAAAAGTTAGAGGATCAAGTTCTGTTGGAAATTTCTTCAGTTGATGGaagtgaaaaatgtcaaaatacattTGATAATCTTAATGACAAAGACAGTTCTTTACAAAAACCAGTTAAACTAGAGGGTGTATCAAATGAGCCAAATAGTTCCTTAAAACAAAAACCCCTTGATCCAAAagtgcaagagaaagagaagtctGAGGCCGAGTGTTCTATAAAGGAATCAGAAAGTGTTACTGAAAGTGAATTGGCAAAGGAACGTGAAGTGAAGCCAGATGAGATAAACAATTTAGTGAAGAAGGAAGAAGTTAGTGACAATAAAACCAGTGCTGATACCAGTACAAGTCAGGAAGTGGAGTTAGATTCAGAAAGTGATACTGAAGTGAAAGGGCTTGTGTTTGAAACCTGTGAATTAGAAATGTTAGATTTGTTTGAGGTTCAAGGGCGACCCCACAAGTACTTCCTCTTGCTAGATATCCTAGGACACCTGAAGATGTCTTACAAAGAATTTATATTATCAGCAAAGACTGTGGAAACCTTAGAATTGAGTACTGAGGAGTTTTATAATAAGGCAAGCTGCTGTATTGTGGGATCGATTCGCCCTGATATTGTTGAAAACTGCTCTCGTGTTGTGCTAGTTCGAGTTACCCCAACCATTGAAGAACTTTTAGGCATTGAAACTGTCATACTTTAG